A single region of the Lacipirellulaceae bacterium genome encodes:
- a CDS encoding HEAT repeat domain-containing protein, with amino-acid sequence MKARRTSSSKPLESERKLPNLVGGICLLALASTALALFTATTGCSSWPFRQKERTSLITPGMRMAAIREIGPRASKVDAEQQKEYCEQLAIQIQTEPDPIVRRTIQETIAEFDQPLAEQVLLAGLNDDDLDVRRACCRKLGERGKPAAIEALGRIVAEAEEVDLKLAAVDALGKIKSPESVAALSKALENRDPAMQYAGVQALQQVSDESVSKELGNDVTAWRQYAQSKVGGTDASSIATQPTERKVY; translated from the coding sequence ATGAAAGCTCGACGCACATCATCCTCCAAACCGTTGGAGTCTGAAAGAAAGCTACCTAACCTCGTGGGAGGCATCTGCCTCTTGGCTCTCGCCAGCACGGCTCTGGCCTTATTCACAGCCACGACTGGGTGTAGTTCTTGGCCGTTTCGCCAGAAGGAAAGGACTTCGCTGATCACGCCTGGGATGCGAATGGCCGCGATTCGAGAAATCGGCCCCCGAGCCTCCAAAGTCGACGCGGAGCAACAGAAGGAGTACTGCGAGCAACTGGCGATTCAGATTCAAACAGAGCCCGATCCGATCGTTCGCCGTACAATTCAAGAGACAATTGCTGAGTTTGACCAGCCACTCGCAGAGCAAGTGCTGCTTGCCGGCCTAAACGACGATGATCTGGATGTCCGTAGGGCTTGCTGTCGAAAATTAGGAGAGCGAGGCAAGCCAGCAGCGATCGAAGCTTTGGGGAGAATTGTTGCCGAGGCAGAGGAGGTCGATCTGAAGTTAGCGGCCGTCGATGCACTTGGCAAAATAAAATCGCCCGAATCCGTTGCCGCACTCTCGAAAGCCTTAGAAAACCGGGATCCGGCCATGCAATATGCTGGTGTGCAGGCTTTGCAGCAGGTGAGCGATGAGAGTGTCAGTAAAGAGCTGGGCAATGATGTCACCGCTTGGCGGCAATACGCTCAATCGAAAGTAGGCGGCACGGATGCTAGCTCGATTGCGACACAGCCCACCGAACGCAAGGTTTACTAG
- a CDS encoding ABC transporter permease subunit: MQTSRTILFSLCVLAFVALGYSASPRLLALLGMTAWLTLGTLAISLPVGTLLGIAIGKVEFAWRGTLTCLLVSLLFVPLYVQAAAWHAAFGYGGWLQQWFTFDSSWFQGLTAAIIIHAAAAVPFVTLLCAASLATAARSLEEQSLLDAKPQQVLSRVSLPHAAGGILAAAAWVALTCTTEICVTDLFQVRTFAEEIFTQASLGTLSLDEESSNDLLIGILMIMFMATGSALLLTPWAIRTVKNSWVEQAWRWKPQHRWPVSLFVWLIASIFIAVPIASLAWKAGHATDPNSDSLDLSWSLGHTLSISLSSLFEFRREFGWSLLIGICAALVCTTAATLAFWLAKRSSFSLGCLFALVVVLLAIPAPLLGVWTVRFLNQPDDSLLSPLSILYDRTIIGCVLVQSLRAFPIAVAMIATQLSTIPTELADAARSEGAGWWRQLLRVVIPMRLPSLIATLLVCTAISMAEISATFLVLPPGVTPLSRRLFGLLHYGADDRVAAVSLGFFLLVVAITAIAMRAFGKKGQTGRRS, encoded by the coding sequence ATGCAAACGTCAAGAACGATTCTCTTCAGTCTGTGCGTTCTGGCTTTTGTTGCCCTCGGTTATTCCGCTTCGCCTCGACTTCTCGCCTTGTTGGGCATGACGGCCTGGCTGACGCTTGGAACGCTAGCCATCAGCTTGCCTGTCGGCACGTTACTTGGAATCGCCATAGGTAAGGTCGAGTTCGCGTGGCGAGGTACTCTCACCTGCCTGCTAGTCTCTCTTCTCTTTGTCCCTCTCTACGTACAAGCTGCCGCCTGGCATGCGGCGTTTGGCTACGGTGGTTGGTTACAACAGTGGTTCACCTTCGACTCCAGTTGGTTTCAGGGGCTCACGGCAGCGATCATTATCCATGCCGCGGCGGCGGTCCCCTTTGTGACATTGCTGTGTGCGGCTTCGCTGGCGACTGCCGCACGCTCGCTGGAAGAGCAATCGCTTCTCGACGCCAAGCCCCAGCAAGTTCTCTCACGCGTGAGTTTGCCACACGCCGCCGGGGGGATTCTCGCCGCAGCGGCTTGGGTTGCTTTGACATGCACAACGGAGATCTGCGTGACGGACCTCTTTCAAGTCCGCACCTTCGCCGAAGAAATCTTCACGCAAGCGAGTTTGGGAACGCTCAGCCTGGATGAAGAGTCTTCAAACGATCTGCTCATTGGCATCTTGATGATCATGTTCATGGCAACTGGATCAGCTCTCTTGCTAACCCCTTGGGCCATACGCACCGTCAAAAACTCCTGGGTCGAACAGGCTTGGCGATGGAAACCTCAGCATCGCTGGCCAGTGAGTTTATTCGTTTGGCTAATCGCAAGCATCTTCATTGCCGTTCCCATTGCGAGCCTCGCGTGGAAAGCGGGGCATGCGACAGATCCTAATTCGGATAGTCTTGACCTATCCTGGTCCTTGGGACACACCCTCTCAATATCGCTGAGTTCTCTCTTTGAGTTTCGACGCGAATTCGGCTGGTCACTACTGATCGGTATCTGCGCGGCATTGGTTTGCACCACTGCGGCAACCTTGGCATTTTGGCTTGCGAAACGGAGTTCTTTTTCGCTCGGGTGCCTCTTCGCGTTGGTAGTTGTCCTACTCGCAATCCCAGCGCCTTTGCTGGGAGTTTGGACTGTTCGCTTCTTGAACCAGCCCGACGATTCTCTCTTAAGTCCGCTCTCGATTCTTTACGACCGAACGATCATCGGCTGCGTGCTGGTGCAGTCGCTACGAGCGTTTCCGATCGCCGTGGCGATGATCGCCACGCAACTGTCCACCATCCCAACGGAACTGGCCGACGCCGCGCGCAGTGAAGGGGCAGGGTGGTGGCGGCAACTCTTGAGAGTTGTGATTCCGATGCGGCTCCCCTCGCTAATAGCGACGCTGCTCGTTTGCACCGCGATTTCGATGGCAGAAATCTCGGCAACCTTTTTGGTCCTTCCGCCGGGGGTGACGCCACTCTCTCGGCGACTGTTCGGGCTATTGCACTACGGGGCTGACGATCGCGTCGCGGCAGTCTCGCTGGGATTCTTCCTGCTAGTCGTCGCAATCACGGCGATTGCAATGCGAGCTTTTGGCAAGAAGGGCCAAACGGGTCGCAGATCCTAG
- a CDS encoding aldo/keto reductase: MQHRKLGNTSLNLSVIGLGTWAIGGGDWNFGWGEQDEREAIEGIVHAVACGVNWIDTAPIYGDGNSEILVGRALQEIPSDQRPLIATKFGRVMQPSGTPKGCLQPDHIRRECEISLERLGVEQIDLYQMHWPDPDEGIEAAWETMVELKEKKLVREIGVSNFSVSQLERVQKIHPVGSLQPPYHMLRRGIEEELLPYCENHSIGVVAYSPMSKGLLTGKFTAERAAELSDRDHRSRDPEFAQPRIGVHLELVEKLKPLAEAAGRDVVQLAIAWVMRNPVVTSAIIGTRSPSQIEETAKAGDWNLEQSLVQEIQTLIDEHDTQLQALQA, translated from the coding sequence ATGCAGCATCGCAAGTTAGGAAACACTTCTTTGAATCTCTCGGTGATAGGCCTGGGGACCTGGGCTATCGGCGGTGGAGATTGGAACTTTGGCTGGGGCGAACAGGATGAACGAGAAGCGATCGAAGGAATCGTTCATGCCGTTGCTTGCGGTGTGAATTGGATCGACACAGCCCCGATCTACGGCGACGGGAACTCGGAGATTCTGGTTGGCCGTGCCTTGCAGGAAATCCCTTCCGACCAGCGTCCTCTGATTGCTACCAAATTTGGACGCGTGATGCAGCCCAGCGGGACGCCCAAGGGTTGTCTCCAACCCGACCACATTCGTCGAGAATGCGAAATCAGCTTAGAACGCTTGGGCGTCGAGCAGATTGATCTCTACCAAATGCATTGGCCCGATCCTGACGAGGGAATCGAAGCCGCTTGGGAAACAATGGTAGAACTCAAGGAAAAGAAGCTCGTTCGCGAAATCGGAGTGAGCAACTTCTCCGTCTCGCAGCTCGAAAGGGTCCAGAAGATTCACCCCGTGGGTTCGCTGCAACCGCCCTATCATATGCTTCGACGCGGCATTGAAGAGGAACTTCTGCCATACTGCGAGAATCATTCCATTGGCGTGGTCGCCTATAGCCCGATGAGTAAGGGGCTGCTCACAGGGAAATTTACCGCGGAACGTGCTGCCGAATTGAGTGACAGAGACCACCGTTCACGTGATCCCGAATTCGCTCAGCCGCGGATTGGGGTTCACCTTGAACTCGTTGAGAAGCTCAAGCCGCTTGCGGAAGCAGCGGGTCGGGATGTTGTGCAGTTGGCCATCGCTTGGGTTATGCGAAATCCTGTTGTCACTTCGGCAATTATTGGCACGCGAAGTCCCAGCCAGATTGAAGAAACCGCCAAGGCGGGCGACTGGAATCTCGAACAGTCATTGGTTCAAGAGATTCAGACGCTGATCGATGAGCACGACACTCAGCTTCAGGCACTTCAAGCATGA
- a CDS encoding c-type cytochrome domain-containing protein, with protein MRLICFAAVVAFAWPKYSYAAKNITYQDHVRPIFAEHCFACHSRDEKSSDLALDQLSDALAGGVGGEVLVAGDSGSSRLWRLINHEESPAMPPGGDKLPAKQLKLVKQWIDGGLLDNKNSKVRKKASLVQQTATTSDNRPIGEPAMPEGLLLQPLVTPQKPAAVDTLAASPWAPLVAIGGPRQVSLYHTDTHQLLGILPLPEGTPRVVQFSRDGSLLVVGGGRAAASGKVAVFEVKTGKRLATLGDEIDEVLAADISPDHQLLALGGPKRVVRVYRLADSQLAYEIRKHTDWITALRFSPSGKFLATGDRNGGLVVWQAKHGNEIAALNGHKEDITAIAWRGDSQLVASASEDDSLRLWQPGGKQVKSWNPHGSGPQNGVTSVDFARDGRLVTTGRDTRVKVWQVDGKLIKELPKLTEMGLTARFGHEGRRILTGDFAGKVRLVEIESAKLITELAPNPQPLESRILLAKKQQSELKSRIDKLEQAHERQKLLLAEARKQHTSHASRIAEVSKQASMLTKQRVQQAQQVAQVTQRWQAATETLAKNTTLRLDFEKQLTAANQAEGISEEEVGEQQKAVEAKLATTAEAEREAQAALQALAVEKDEIVKQERATAQQSEALLAELDQLNEQTKTLPQLDPLESSAAQSAAALKGSQEELDSSDQELKRLISAQQQFQQASQRLAKAQEQATNEATELTQRTAAAKQAREKTQAELTQLEAEITKLAKQIEEIQAAQKQLTTRQALTKKTLQKHSDQAAKVVEDLQAAQRRAELAESQQALLKAAEEVRKKYAEKPAG; from the coding sequence GTGAGACTAATCTGCTTTGCCGCGGTGGTTGCGTTCGCATGGCCTAAATACTCTTATGCGGCGAAGAATATCACCTACCAAGATCATGTCCGCCCGATCTTTGCCGAACACTGCTTTGCCTGTCATAGCCGTGATGAGAAGAGCAGCGATCTGGCGCTCGATCAACTCTCTGACGCTCTAGCGGGTGGGGTGGGCGGAGAAGTTCTCGTGGCAGGCGACTCTGGGAGTTCGCGTCTCTGGCGGCTGATCAACCACGAAGAATCGCCTGCCATGCCCCCCGGCGGAGACAAGCTCCCTGCCAAACAACTGAAGCTGGTCAAGCAGTGGATCGACGGCGGTCTACTCGACAACAAGAATTCGAAAGTCCGCAAAAAGGCTTCTCTTGTTCAGCAAACGGCTACGACTTCTGACAATCGCCCGATCGGCGAACCGGCCATGCCGGAGGGTCTCCTGCTTCAACCATTAGTCACTCCCCAAAAGCCAGCAGCCGTCGACACTCTTGCTGCAAGCCCCTGGGCTCCACTGGTAGCGATCGGCGGCCCGCGACAAGTTTCCCTGTATCATACCGACACCCACCAACTGCTGGGGATCCTCCCGTTACCTGAAGGAACGCCCCGGGTCGTGCAATTCAGCCGCGATGGAAGTCTGCTCGTCGTAGGTGGAGGCCGTGCTGCCGCGTCTGGGAAGGTTGCTGTGTTCGAAGTGAAAACTGGAAAACGGTTGGCTACTCTGGGGGACGAGATTGACGAGGTTCTCGCCGCGGATATCTCACCCGATCACCAGCTTTTAGCACTCGGCGGACCCAAGCGTGTCGTGCGCGTTTACCGGCTCGCCGATTCGCAGCTCGCCTACGAGATTCGCAAGCACACCGACTGGATCACCGCCCTGCGGTTTAGTCCTAGTGGAAAGTTTCTCGCAACGGGCGACCGCAACGGCGGTCTGGTCGTCTGGCAAGCAAAACACGGCAACGAAATCGCTGCATTGAACGGACATAAAGAAGACATCACTGCGATCGCCTGGCGCGGAGACTCTCAATTGGTTGCTTCTGCAAGTGAGGACGACTCCCTCAGACTGTGGCAACCCGGCGGCAAACAAGTGAAGAGCTGGAACCCACACGGTAGTGGCCCTCAGAACGGTGTCACCAGTGTTGACTTTGCCCGTGATGGTCGTCTGGTCACGACGGGACGCGATACACGGGTCAAGGTGTGGCAAGTCGATGGCAAGTTGATTAAGGAGCTGCCGAAACTGACGGAAATGGGCCTCACCGCCCGATTTGGACACGAGGGTCGTCGAATCCTCACGGGAGATTTTGCCGGCAAGGTAAGACTAGTTGAAATCGAGAGTGCAAAGCTGATTACCGAACTGGCTCCCAACCCTCAGCCTCTCGAGAGTCGAATTCTGCTAGCGAAAAAGCAACAGAGCGAGTTGAAGTCTCGTATCGACAAGCTCGAACAAGCCCATGAAAGACAAAAGTTGCTGCTGGCGGAAGCGCGAAAACAACACACCTCGCACGCCTCCAGGATTGCAGAAGTCAGCAAGCAAGCGAGTATGCTCACCAAGCAGCGAGTGCAACAGGCTCAGCAGGTCGCTCAGGTAACACAGCGTTGGCAAGCAGCTACCGAGACGCTGGCGAAAAACACAACGCTTCGTCTCGACTTCGAAAAGCAACTCACTGCAGCCAATCAAGCGGAAGGCATCAGTGAGGAGGAAGTGGGGGAACAGCAGAAGGCGGTCGAAGCCAAGCTGGCCACGACTGCCGAAGCTGAACGTGAGGCGCAAGCTGCCTTGCAAGCCTTGGCGGTCGAGAAGGACGAGATCGTTAAACAGGAACGGGCGACAGCACAGCAAAGCGAAGCTTTGCTGGCCGAGCTCGATCAACTGAATGAGCAAACAAAGACGCTCCCTCAGCTTGATCCATTAGAATCCTCTGCTGCCCAATCGGCAGCAGCACTGAAAGGCTCGCAAGAAGAGCTTGATTCTAGCGATCAAGAGCTCAAGAGGCTGATCTCCGCTCAACAACAGTTCCAACAAGCGTCTCAACGCTTGGCAAAGGCTCAAGAGCAAGCCACCAACGAAGCGACTGAACTCACACAGAGGACAGCGGCTGCAAAGCAGGCGAGAGAAAAGACCCAGGCGGAGTTAACCCAGCTAGAGGCTGAGATTACCAAGCTCGCAAAGCAGATCGAGGAAATTCAGGCGGCTCAAAAACAGCTGACCACTCGCCAGGCACTAACAAAGAAAACGCTACAAAAGCACAGCGATCAGGCTGCGAAAGTTGTTGAAGACCTGCAAGCGGCTCAACGAAGGGCAGAGCTTGCCGAGAGCCAACAAGCACTCTTGAAAGCGGCGGAAGAAGTACGCAAGAAGTACGCAGAAAAACCTGCGGGCTGA
- a CDS encoding DNA integrity scanning protein DisA nucleotide-binding domain protein, translating into MAKFSDQTSAFCSVASRLAASEEADALLFLLEKPLDWKQLDEATGKLHVLVASDDQKCLKAAKAAGFSTVPLNTPDSPVYDQLAQALLESVADDLLSPGSSVVAVYSGFEAGVIDSLSVIRLDEHLGRLTVHDLRKLETRVPLDTLKLAVDLAVEIGREGREGKPVGTLFVVGDHKKVLEHCHPLGFDPVKGYVLAERRLEDSKVREALKEIAQLDGAFIISAKGNVSASAQHISAPAADVTLSKGLGARHWAAAAISRATTAVAITVSESNGTVRVFQNGEVMLRIEPFRRAMKWKDFEFEPPVGD; encoded by the coding sequence TTGGCGAAGTTTTCCGATCAAACCAGTGCCTTTTGTAGCGTCGCGTCACGACTGGCAGCGAGCGAGGAAGCCGATGCCCTCCTTTTCCTCTTGGAAAAGCCGCTCGACTGGAAGCAACTCGACGAAGCGACCGGCAAACTCCATGTTTTGGTCGCTTCCGACGACCAGAAGTGTCTGAAAGCGGCCAAGGCTGCCGGGTTTAGCACGGTCCCGCTGAACACGCCTGACAGTCCCGTCTACGATCAGCTTGCTCAGGCGCTCCTAGAGAGTGTCGCTGACGATCTGCTTTCTCCGGGTTCTTCAGTCGTGGCCGTGTACAGCGGCTTCGAGGCCGGCGTGATCGATTCCCTAAGCGTCATTCGCCTCGACGAACATCTAGGGCGTCTGACAGTTCACGATCTACGCAAGTTGGAAACCCGCGTGCCGCTAGATACATTGAAGCTGGCGGTGGATTTGGCCGTGGAAATCGGCCGCGAAGGCCGCGAAGGAAAGCCAGTGGGGACGCTTTTCGTCGTGGGCGATCACAAGAAAGTGCTGGAACATTGTCATCCGTTAGGCTTCGACCCGGTGAAGGGCTACGTTCTGGCCGAACGCCGACTAGAGGATTCCAAGGTTCGTGAGGCGTTGAAAGAAATCGCCCAGCTTGACGGAGCCTTCATTATTTCTGCCAAGGGGAACGTTTCAGCTTCCGCTCAGCATATTTCCGCTCCAGCCGCGGATGTCACGTTGAGCAAAGGGCTGGGAGCTCGACACTGGGCGGCGGCCGCAATCAGCCGCGCCACGACAGCCGTGGCGATTACCGTGAGCGAATCGAACGGCACGGTTCGCGTTTTCCAGAACGGTGAAGTGATGCTCCGCATCGAACCATTCCGCCGCGCGATGAAGTGGAAAGACTTTGAATTCGAGCCGCCCGTAGGCGACTAG
- a CDS encoding DUF1549 domain-containing protein, whose translation MIERFLMVLLLLAGMTKAQAEDAVTKAEPPAFTDLSIYPAEIHLDHAKASQRAIAIAKRSDGITVDVTNQVEWVVNAGSQDAAKKLVSWDDGKVHPLRNGRTALSAKLGKLVASVPVSVSNAGVSNPVSFRHDVMPVFMRAGCNAGGCHGSSRGKDGFQLSLFGYDPAGDYFRLTRELATRRISRAIPEDSLLLEKSIAAVPHTGGKRFDRDSQYYRTLHEWIESGASSDLDEAPEVTNLELFPREATLNLGETQQFVAVATYSDGTVRDVTDLALFHSNDPSIASPDAEGLCTAGARGEAFFMARFDTHTVGSPVLTLPEDAKYRAVDEKPANYIDELVNAKLTTLRIPASPPTNDREFLRRVTIDLAGRLPTVDEVEAFLADESPDKRSVTIDRLIDTPEFRDVWTLYWANLLMVRSENNRVDYKAMQLYYEWIADQLQANRPLDEFVHEILTASGPTFTHPAANFYQIELMAQKTGENVAQAFLGIRVQCAQCHNHPFDRWTMDDYYGFAAFFSQVGRKPGEDYREMIVFNRGFGETKHPVDGKPRIPKTLGGESFDKEKAARRDRRQLVADWIISPENPYFAPSMANRVWAHFFGVGIVEPVDDIRISNPPSNQALFDALGEKLVEYDYDFRKLVRDICNSNAYQRSSQASEQNRHDRRNFAYARTRRIPAEILLDCVSQATDSLEKLPGLPLGARATQVADGRANHYFLKTFGRASRDTVCACEARAEPTLSQALHLINGSTVSGKLTKGKLISRLLKEGKSPEQITSHLYQRCFSREPTEAELSELMKLYGDNDKPQQELQDAFWAILNSREFLFNH comes from the coding sequence ATGATTGAGCGTTTTCTGATGGTGCTGCTTCTTCTAGCTGGCATGACCAAAGCCCAGGCCGAGGATGCGGTAACTAAGGCCGAGCCGCCTGCTTTCACCGACTTGTCAATTTATCCAGCAGAGATTCATCTCGACCACGCCAAGGCCAGCCAAAGGGCGATCGCCATTGCAAAGCGGTCCGACGGCATCACCGTAGACGTGACCAATCAGGTCGAGTGGGTCGTTAACGCTGGATCGCAAGACGCAGCCAAGAAGCTGGTCTCTTGGGATGATGGAAAGGTTCATCCGCTTCGTAACGGACGGACGGCACTTTCAGCAAAGCTTGGCAAACTTGTGGCAAGCGTCCCAGTCAGCGTGAGCAACGCGGGCGTGTCGAACCCTGTCAGTTTCCGACACGACGTGATGCCCGTGTTCATGCGAGCCGGCTGCAATGCTGGGGGCTGCCACGGTTCATCCCGCGGGAAAGATGGGTTCCAGCTCTCGCTCTTCGGATACGACCCGGCGGGCGACTACTTCCGGCTAACGCGAGAACTCGCCACGCGGCGGATCAGCCGCGCAATTCCCGAGGATAGTTTGCTGCTAGAGAAGTCGATCGCCGCAGTTCCACACACTGGTGGAAAACGGTTTGACCGAGACAGTCAATACTATCGCACACTGCACGAATGGATTGAAAGCGGCGCGAGCAGCGATCTGGATGAAGCACCGGAAGTGACAAACCTGGAGCTTTTCCCTCGAGAAGCGACCCTGAATTTGGGAGAGACGCAGCAGTTTGTTGCCGTCGCGACCTACTCTGATGGCACAGTCCGAGACGTCACCGACCTCGCCCTGTTTCACTCGAACGACCCGTCAATCGCGTCGCCAGATGCGGAGGGGCTGTGCACGGCAGGGGCACGCGGCGAGGCGTTCTTCATGGCACGGTTTGATACCCACACGGTGGGCAGCCCTGTGTTAACCCTTCCCGAAGACGCAAAGTATAGAGCGGTTGATGAAAAACCGGCGAATTACATTGACGAGCTTGTCAACGCTAAACTGACTACGCTCCGCATCCCCGCAAGTCCACCGACCAACGATCGCGAGTTTCTCCGCCGCGTGACGATTGACCTCGCCGGACGGCTTCCAACGGTGGATGAGGTGGAAGCGTTCCTCGCTGACGAATCTCCGGACAAGCGCAGCGTCACGATTGATCGACTGATTGACACGCCCGAATTTCGTGACGTGTGGACACTCTATTGGGCCAATTTGCTGATGGTTCGCTCAGAGAACAATCGCGTTGACTACAAGGCAATGCAGCTTTACTACGAGTGGATTGCCGATCAGCTCCAAGCGAATCGGCCGCTTGATGAGTTCGTCCATGAAATCCTGACCGCTAGTGGTCCAACCTTTACGCACCCGGCTGCCAATTTCTATCAGATTGAGCTAATGGCTCAGAAGACCGGCGAGAATGTCGCTCAGGCGTTTCTCGGGATACGCGTCCAATGTGCCCAGTGCCACAATCATCCTTTCGATCGTTGGACGATGGATGACTATTACGGATTCGCCGCTTTCTTTTCACAAGTGGGACGCAAGCCGGGCGAAGACTACCGTGAGATGATTGTCTTTAACCGTGGCTTTGGTGAGACGAAGCATCCGGTCGATGGCAAACCCCGGATTCCCAAGACTCTTGGCGGCGAGTCGTTTGACAAAGAGAAAGCAGCGCGACGAGACCGTCGGCAATTGGTCGCCGATTGGATCATTTCGCCGGAGAATCCTTACTTCGCACCGAGCATGGCCAATCGCGTCTGGGCCCACTTCTTCGGCGTGGGAATTGTTGAGCCGGTCGACGATATCCGCATCAGCAATCCTCCGAGCAACCAAGCCCTTTTTGACGCTTTAGGTGAAAAGCTCGTTGAGTACGATTACGATTTCCGCAAACTCGTCCGCGATATTTGCAACTCAAACGCCTACCAGCGATCTTCCCAGGCGAGCGAACAGAACCGACACGACCGCCGCAACTTCGCCTACGCACGTACCCGCCGCATTCCAGCCGAAATCTTGCTCGACTGTGTCAGTCAAGCGACCGACTCGCTAGAAAAACTGCCAGGGCTGCCGCTTGGGGCACGAGCCACCCAAGTGGCGGACGGACGGGCGAATCACTACTTCCTAAAAACCTTCGGTCGTGCCAGCCGCGATACCGTGTGTGCCTGTGAAGCCCGGGCCGAGCCAACGCTCTCGCAAGCTTTACACCTCATCAACGGCAGCACGGTCAGTGGGAAGCTGACAAAAGGCAAGCTGATCTCACGCCTGCTCAAGGAAGGAAAGTCACCCGAGCAAATCACCAGTCACCTCTACCAGCGATGTTTCTCACGTGAGCCAACCGAGGCCGAACTCTCAGAGCTAATGAAGCTGTACGGCGACAACGACAAACCACAACAAGAACTACAAGATGCTTTCTGGGCGATCCTGAACTCTCGCGAGTTCTTGTTTAACCACTAG